From the genome of Glycine max cultivar Williams 82 chromosome 2, Glycine_max_v4.0, whole genome shotgun sequence, one region includes:
- the LOC113000693 gene encoding uncharacterized protein produces MLNGTNFKVWKEAVEIVLGCMDLDLALRTERPISTPETSNEVKKIEKWDRSNRMCLMIMKRSIPGAFQGSISEGQSAKKFLEEIEQYFAKNKKAETSNLLAKLISMKYKGKGNIREYIMEMSNLASKLKSLKLELGEDLLVHLVLISLPSLFGKFKVSYNTQKDKWSLNDLISHCVQEEERLQRDRTESAHLISTSQNKKRKKTKGVAEDTSQQKKKNKDEEFTCYICKKSGHMKK; encoded by the coding sequence ATGCTGAATGGGACAAATTTTAAAGTCTGGAAGGAAGCCGTAGAAATTGTTCTTGGCTGTATGGATTTGGACTTAGCATTGAGGACGGAACGACCCATTTCCACTCCAGAAACCTCTAAtgaggtaaaaaaaattgagaagtggGATCGGTCCAACCGAATGTGCCTTATGATCATGAAGCGCTCTATTCCAGGGGCGTTTCAGGGCTCTATTTCTGAGGGTCAAAGTGCAAAGAAATTCCTTGAGGAAATTGAGCAATACtttgccaaaaataaaaaggcgGAGACGAGTAACCTTTTGGCTAAACTCATCTCCATGAAGTATAAAGGCAAAGGAAACATAAGGGAGTACATTATGGAGATGTCCAATCTCGCATCAAAACTCAAGTCACTTAAGTTAGAGCTTGGTGAAGACCTACTCGTGCACTTGGTTTTGATCTCGCTTCCTTCACTCTTTGGGAAATTCAAAGTGAGCTATAACACTCAGAAGGACAAATGGTCCCTCAATGATCTTATATCTCACTGTGTGCAAGAGGAGGAGAGGCTGCAAAGAGATAGGACTGAAAGTGCTCACTTGATTTCGACCTCtcagaataagaaaaggaagaagactaAGGGTGTTGCAGAAGATACTtctcagcaaaagaaaaaaaataaagatgaggAATTTACCTGTTACATCTGCAAGAAGtcgggacacatgaagaaatAG